Below is a window of Methylosinus sp. PW1 DNA.
CGTGCCCGTGCGGGCCACGGCCCCACTCGTCCTCATATTCCTCGTAGCGACGACGCTCCCGCGCGCGCTCGTGGCGCACGCATTCATTGTAATTATTCTGCATCGCGAGGCACAGCGGCACATTCGGTCCGGCCAGCGCCGCCCTGGGGGCGAAGCCGTCGGTCAGCGAGACGATCCCGGCCAGGATGAGGGAGAGGAGAAAGATGCGCGCCATTTTCGAAGAACCTTTCTATCGATGGCAGCTCTAGCAGATTCGCTCACGCTGAAACAGCGCGACGGCCACGCCGCCGGCGCCAGGGCAAGCCGGCGACATAGCGCAAGACGGGTGCGAGGCCGGCGCGCGCAGATTTCCGCAGGGTGGGCGCTCGTCGACGGCGAACAATATGACTTCAGCCGCATGTCGAAGTCTGAGAAACGTTACTTTGTGAATCGCGCCTGCGGAGGAAAAATCTCCTCGTCGGCGTCGTCGCGCATTCGCTCGCCGCGACGATAATTTGGAAAAGTTATAAGAAACAAAGAAGAAATAGACCAGCGCCGATGAGCGCTCTCTCGACGGCGGCGAGATCGCCTCGATATATAGCGGCATGCTCCTGCGGGCCGAATATTCGGCAAAATCGCGATGCGGGCCGCTCCTGGGCGCCGCAATCTCCACACTGGCAAGCTTTCAGTGCTCATGTGGCGGCCAATGACGAGATATGGCCTTCTCTCCGCCTACCACGAATATAATATTTACATATTAGTAACGCATTATACGATGCGTCGGCTTAGAAGCCGACCAGGGCCTGCGGCGACCAACGGCGCAAAGAGGCGAAGCGGCTCCGCCGGGGAGACCGCGACAATGCTCATGAGGGCGACAGGACAGCCGATGCGTGTGTTGATCGTCGAAGATCAGGCGGAGATCGCCGCTCTGCTGGAAGAAAAGCTCGTCCATGCCGGCTTTGTCGCGGATATCGTCGGCGCCGTCGCCGAGGCGCGCGCGGCGATCGAGGCGGTCGATTACGGCGTCATGCTGCTGGATCGGCGGCTGCCGGACGGCGACGGCGTCGCCATCATCCGCTCGGTGCGCGAAGATCGGCCCAACATGCGCGTGCTGATGCTCACCGCCATGCGCGGCATAGACGAGATGGTCGAAGGACTCGACGCGGGCGCCGATGATTACCTGACCAAGCCCTTCGATCCAGAGGAGCTGATGGCGCGCATTCGCGCCGTTCTGCGCCGGCCCGGACCGCAGGCGGTCCCCTCGGTGCAGGTCGGCGCGCTCAGCTTCGAGCTCGACGAGCAGAGGGGCTTTGTCAATGGCCGGCAGTTTCTGGCGCCCAAGCTGGAGCTCGTCCTGCTCGGCGCGCTGATGCGCCGCGCCGGTCTCGCGGTGACGCGCGCCGCTCTGCTCGAGGAGATCTATGGCGCGCAGGACGCCGCTCAGGTCGACGCGCTGAAGATGCTGATCCACCGCCTGCGCCAGCGCCTGAAGAACCAAGGCGCGCGCGCCGATATTCACGCCGCGCGCGGCATAGGCTATCTCATTCGGAGCGCCCAGGAATGAAGCTCACGCAATCGCTCTCGGCGCGGCTCGTCTTCTACTGAATCCTGTGCCCGCTCGTCGTCTATCTCGCTCCGCCGGTGACGGCGTTCCTGCCGCTCTCGCTTTTCCATGGGCCTGCGCTCGGGCTTTTTTGCGCTGCTTCGCCGGAATGTCATGGCGTTATGGGATAATTTTCATCTTCGGCCGATCGATCGGACGGATTGCCAAAATAAATCTTCTGGGCCAGTCTTGCGTGCGTCGCATTCGGTGATTGTCGGAAATTGCTTGTGCCGAGCATATGGTTTTCACGGGATGCGGCAGGCGCGCCGCGACGGATGGGCGCAACTGCCGGGGCCGGGCTTCGCGCTCTCTGGAATCATTTCGTTCGGCGCCGCGAATTCGCCGCGCATCGGCCGGGCGGATTCGGCATGGCGCTCGCGGCCGCCGCCTTGCTGGCGTGTTTCGGCTCGGAGGCCTCGGTCGGAGAGCCGGTCGGTTCCGCATCCTTTGATATGGCTACGCAATTCTCGGCTCTCATCGGCGGCCTCGCCGCCGCTATGGCGGTGGCCGCGGCCTTGGCGGCGCTCGCTCTGCTCGGCCGCCTTCGTTCACGCTCCGAGAGCAACGCCGATTTCAACGCGGGCGACGCTTGCGCGCGCGTGCTCTGGGAGAATGGTCCGGTCGGCGCCTTCTGCTGGGAGGAGGGCGGCGAGGTGACGGAAGCCAACGACGAATTTCTCCGCATGACCGGTTATGAGCGCGCCGATCTCGCCGCCGGCCGTATCGATTGGCGGGCCGCCACGCGGCTGCTGTCGCCGGCCGAGAACAGCGTCGAGACGGAATTCGTGCGCAAGGACGGCGCGCGCGCGCGGCTGCGGATCCGCTTCGTCGCGCTCGACGAGCGGCGCGGGCGCGGCGTGGGATTCGCGCAGGACGCGGCCGAAGCGCAGGAGTTGCGTCGGCAGGCCGAGCGGCTGAGGAGGCTGGAGCTCCGGGCCATCGGCTTCGCCCATGATATCAATCAGCCGCTCACCGCCGCCGCCGCCTATCTCCAGGCCGCGCGCCGGCGCGCGACGCTCGGCGGCGGCGCGCAGTCGGAGGAGCAGCTCGCGGCCATGGACCGCGCCGGCGCGCAATTGTATCGGGCCGCGCGGCTCGTCGGCGATTGGCGTGAGCTTTTCACGCATGAATCATGCGCGCCGACGGAGATCGCGCTGCATCCGCTGATCCGCGAGGCGTGGGAGACGATGCGCGGCGATCTCGGCGATAGGGTTTCCGCCGAGCTGCGTCTGCGCGCCGAGCGCGATCTCGTGATCGGCGATCGGGCGCAGATCGAGGAGGAGGTGAGCGATCTCCTGCGGGCGGCCGCGCAGGCGGCGATCGCCGCGTCCCGTCGCGAATTGATCATCGTCACATCGGCGCGGGACGGCGAGATCGCCATCGAGATAAGCGACGCCGGCGCCGCGTCGATCGCGCCGTGTGGCGATCCGCGCGCCGCCGCAGAGCCGGCGAGATCGGGCGCGCTCGTCGAGGCTGATGGCGCGCGATTCTCGTCGCAGAAAGCGCATGGGGGCGGCTCCGCCTTTCGGCTCGCTCTCCCTTTGGCCGACACGGCCTGTGGATAACGGGGGCGATGGGCTGTAGCCGCTCGCCTGTCATCGGGAAATGCCCATAATCTTTGGCCCTTCGAAACATGGGGCAGCTCACGGCTGTGCTGAAGCATATCCTCGTCTCAGGGCAAGCCGCTGAAAGTAAAAGCGCTCGTTTGCGTGCTTAGTATTAGTACCAAGCAATGTCACTAAAAGTAATTTTCCTATGGTATAAGTACTAGTGTTACCTACGAGACACAGGCGTCGTCTTTCTGCTTGCGATCTATATTAGGTTGTTTCCTTTACGATCGGAGCGCGCTAAAGAAGAAGGGTAGTCGATCAATAGTGAATCAATTATTCACCCGACGGAATTTGCAACGGCGCAGGGGTTCGGCGTCTGCCGAACCCCTTTTTCATGACGATCCGTCGGGCGCCGCAGGTTGCGGCGCCCGTTTTCTTTTGCAGAAGATCAACGTGTAATCTGGAGATAATCGCTCGCGGCGCGCCGCGAAGGCTCGCCCTGCGCTCATATGTTTTCGACAGCGTGATCCGATCATTGGAC
It encodes the following:
- a CDS encoding response regulator transcription factor, whose product is MRVLIVEDQAEIAALLEEKLVHAGFVADIVGAVAEARAAIEAVDYGVMLLDRRLPDGDGVAIIRSVREDRPNMRVLMLTAMRGIDEMVEGLDAGADDYLTKPFDPEELMARIRAVLRRPGPQAVPSVQVGALSFELDEQRGFVNGRQFLAPKLELVLLGALMRRAGLAVTRAALLEEIYGAQDAAQVDALKMLIHRLRQRLKNQGARADIHAARGIGYLIRSAQE
- a CDS encoding PAS domain-containing protein produces the protein MATQFSALIGGLAAAMAVAAALAALALLGRLRSRSESNADFNAGDACARVLWENGPVGAFCWEEGGEVTEANDEFLRMTGYERADLAAGRIDWRAATRLLSPAENSVETEFVRKDGARARLRIRFVALDERRGRGVGFAQDAAEAQELRRQAERLRRLELRAIGFAHDINQPLTAAAAYLQAARRRATLGGGAQSEEQLAAMDRAGAQLYRAARLVGDWRELFTHESCAPTEIALHPLIREAWETMRGDLGDRVSAELRLRAERDLVIGDRAQIEEEVSDLLRAAAQAAIAASRRELIIVTSARDGEIAIEISDAGAASIAPCGDPRAAAEPARSGALVEADGARFSSQKAHGGGSAFRLALPLADTACG